The window ATTACAGAACTGGAAAGCGAGATATGGTGTTAGTGATAGTGCGTTCAATGATCTGCTCTCGACAGTTGGCTCATTCCTACCTCAGGATAATACATTACCTGTTAACTCATACGAAGCAAAAAAAACTCTTTCGAATTTAGGCCTTGAGTATACAAAATTCCACGCGTGTCCCAATGAATGTGTTCTATACAGGGGTGTATATGAGACTGCTTCGGAGTGTCCAAAGTGCAAGCTTTCACGCTGGAAGGTGGGTAAGGATGGTAGAGAACGGTATAAAGTCCCGGCAAAAGTTATGTGGTACTTTCCGGTCATTCCAAGATTTAAACGGATGTTTAAATCTTCTTCGACAGCTGAGTTGTTGACATGGCATTCCACCAACCAAAGAATTCAGGATGGACAGATGCGCCATCCTGCCGACTCACCTTCTTGGCGGAATATCGATTACAGGTGGCCTGCCTTTGGAAGTGAGCCAAGAAATCTTCGACTAGCTTTTGCGGCTGATGGTATCAACCCACATAACAATGGGCTGACCAATCATTATTCTTGTTGGCCGGTAGTATTGGTAATATATAATCTTCCTCCGTGGTTATGTATGAAGAGGAAATTTATGATGTTAACTACATTAGTCTCCGGTCCACATGAACCAGGTAACAACATTGATGTGTTCTTACAACCGTTAGTTGATGATTTGAAAAAGCTTTGGGAAGAAGGTGAACCGAATGTATATGATGCCTTCACAAAATCTTTTTTCACTTTAAGGGCGGCTTTGTTATGGACGATTAATGATTTCCCGGCGTATGGTAATTTGTCTGGCTGTGTCAACAAGGGTTATTTGGGTTGTCCAGTGTGTGGTGATGATACCGTTGTTAAGTACTTGCCTTATAGTAGGAAAATATGTTACCAAGGTCATCGTCGGTATTTACCTAGACATCATCCATACAGGAAGAATAAAGTAGCCTTTAAAGGTAAACAATAGTTTGGGCAGCCCAGGCCACCTCTTTCTGGACAAGAGGTGTTAGAACAACaagaaaacattaaattttcttttggaaATGAAGTAAAGAAGTCGAAGAAGGTGGACTGTGCTTGGAAGAAGAAGTCAGTATTTTTTGAGTTGGAATACTGGAAATTCCATTATGTTCGTCACTGCCTTGATATTATGCACGTGGAGAAAAATGTCTGCGATAGTCTAATTGGGACGTTATTGAATTTAAAGTTCAAGTCCAAAGATAGCGAGGCGTCTCGTCTTGATATGATGGACATGGGGGTTAGGACTGATTTAGCTCCAAAACAAGGAGTCAAAAAAACTTATCTGCCTCCTTCCTGTTTTACTCTAACAAAAGCAGAAAAAAGAGAAGTGTTGAAGTCACTATCATCAATGAAGCTGCCATATGGGCATTCCTCAAACATCAGAAATTGTGTATCCATGGCAGATTTAAAGATATTTGGGATGAAGTCTCATGACTGCCATGTACTTCTTCAACAATTACTCCCTGTAGCTATTCGTTCGGTGCTTCCGAAGAATGTTAGAGTTAGCATAATAAGGCTTTGCTTCTTTTTCAACACTCTGTGCAACAAAATTGTTGACGTGTCAAAACTTGATAAATTGCAAGCCGATGTGGTATTAACCTTATGTGAGCTCGAGAAAATATTCCCCCCCTCTTTTTTCGATATAATGATACATCTAATAGTGCACCTGGTCAGGGAATTACGTTTATGTGGACCGGTTTTCTATAGATGGATGTACCCATTTGAGCGTTTTAATAAAGTGTTGAAAAGTTATGTGCGAAACCGTTATTTTCCGGAAGGCTGTATAGCCGAAGCATACTTGAAAGAAGAATCTGTAGAATTCTGTGCAGAGTTCTCTAGAAATAGTTTCACAACTGCTGGTCTGCCGAAGGACCAAGGCAAACTTTCTGGTCCACTTTCGGCTGCAACAATAAAATCTGTTGAAGAGAAAGAACGAGATGAGGCGCATTTACACGTCCTCTTAAACAACAGTGAAGTGTTTCCATATATTAAGTAAgccacttttctttttcttttcttgatttattcTGTAAGAATTGAAGCATTATTTTAGTTTGTAACTAGCTAATTTATGCATTTTCGAAGGATGCATAAGGAGTTGCTTGAAAAACTTTATGAGGGAAAGAAAAAGTCTATTCAGTGGATGATTGGGGAGCATAATAGGTTGTTTGCTGATTGGTTTCAGAACAAAGTTATTACTGAATTAAATGAGAAAGTCGAAGGTGTTTCAGAAACGATAAGGTGGCTAGCAGGCAAACCATCATTCAATGTTTTAACTTTTGATGGGTATTTAGTTGATGGGATCCGATACTTCACAGAGGAACGAGACAATGCTAGGGTTGTTCAAAATAGTGGAGTCTCTTTAGTTGCTAAAACTGTCCAAGTTTCGAGTGCTAAGGATTTAAATCCCGTAGAAAGTGATATGACATTTTATGGGAGGATTCAAGATATTTGGGAACTAGATTACCACTCATTTAAAGCCCCGTTGTTCTTGTGCAAATGGGCTGACTGTGACAGAGGCGTCAAGGCTGACGAACTTGGCTTCACACTTGTGGACCATAGTCGACAAGGCCACAAGAATGACAAATATGTGTCTGTGCATCAAGTGAAACAAGTTTTCTACGTGGAAGATCTCGTTGATTCTAAATGGTCAGTCGTATTGACCTCAACAAACAGAGATTATCACGAGATCTACAATGATGATGATCTTGGAGATACGATCTTGGAGAACCCCCCATTCTGCTCTAACATCCCCATAGTTGATCTTGGTGTTGATGACGATGAAGAGTCTAATGCTGGCAATAAAAGAAAGGATGGCGAGGGAATCTGGCTGAAGAAGTGATTAGAGGCTTAAAATTCCTGAAGAAGTTTATTTATCAGCTTTTAAGTCTAGAAatatctttattcaaaaatatatttctcaGCTACTTTTGATTGTTGCAAAATTGTTATGGATTGTTATGAACCTGTTgcaatatattccataaatataaaactgaaTCTTTTTGTGTGGCAATAGTATTGTCTTAAATTATGTGTAGTCATTGGTAATTGTATCTCTTATTCCTACTCCATTTGGTTAATTGTATCTCTTTTCACTGTTTATAGCcttatttctatttattttgattGTATCTCTTGTATATTCCTACTCCATGTGGTGAATGCAGGAAATATGGtaaagaaagagaaaagagcTAAAGAACAGTCTAAAGAATCCTTGGATGAGAAGAAGCACATAAATGAATCCCCAGCTCTCCTGGAAGAGAATCCAGGAATACCAGAGCCTGACCCCGTTACTCCAGCGGACACCATTGTTTCCCGCCAGACGGCTCCACAACCCACAGAAAGTAGTACACAATCTAAAAAAAGGTCATCTGGAGCAGCACGAGGTGTTTGTGCTATGCACAAAGTGGTGATGAAGAAAGCGAAGGGAGAGAAATTGAATTTACGGTTCAATCAAGTTGCAGTTCCAGTTGGAGACGAACGGCACAAACTGCAGTCCTATATAGGCATGCTAGCAAGGACAATGGTGCCAATCGACATTCCAAGTTGGCCAAAGGTTGACCCTgaattaaaagagaaaatatgGAATGATCTTGAGGTACGTCAGTTACAATTTGTACTGTCATGGtttttatttatagaatttgTATTGTCTGAACTTGTTAAATTTGTGCTTCAGGATACATTCGAGCTGATTCCTGAAAGTCGGAAGAGGATTCTACAGTCGGCAGGCGCAAAATGGAGAAATTTCAAGGCTAAATTGACAGCGGAATATGTGCTGCCTTATGTTGGACAGAAGAAGAAGCTACAGAAGCCACCAAAACAATATGCTTTTGTCGGTAAGAAAGCATGGAGACGATTCGTTGCAGTTAGAGTCACAAAAGATTGGCAGGTGTGCTTTACTTGTTACTAAAAATTTGTTTGTATTACTTGTTAGTAAAATTGCATTACTTGTTAGTAAGTAACAAGATATGTTTGTATACAGGAAGAGAATAGAAAACAGAGTGAGAGAGTGGGAAAACGGAAATATCCACACCGAGTGTCAAGAAAAGGATACATCGGattggaagaagaagaagtaagagtcttatcatttaaattatagttttcacatttttatttgtatgaatgtgttaattttttttatagatacgATCAGGGAGGTTGGAGCCTGCTGAAAGGCCAGATAGGGCAATTATGTGGAAAAATGCCCGTAAGCCAAATGACGGGAATATTAGCCCAAAACTGAAACAGAAAATTCAACAAATTGTAAGACTTCTAATTTTCTACTTCTTTCATTTTCAATATCATGCctaattaatttcatttttttaacagGATTCGTTACTCGAAAAGCAGCAAAATGGTGAATTCAAGCCGGATGGAACTAAGGATGTGCTCACCACTGTATTGGAAACTCCCGAGCATGCGGGAAGGGTTCGTGGGGTTGGAAACTTCATACCTCCAACTGTGTACTTCGACTTGCCGAAAAAGTCGAGGAATCACATTACCAAAGAGCAATTTCATAATCTTGAGTTGCAAATTGCTGAGTTGAAAGCTTTGATTGTTGGGGGCAATTATCAAAATTCACCAATTCATCAAAATTCCGAGAAAGCAAGTTGTCCAGGGGCGGTGaaagaacaagaacaagaacaaaagACCAGAAAGCAACCTGTTGCAAAAAAACTGATGGCAGATGAATTGATGACCGATGAGGATAAAGAGGGTGCTGATTTGGTTATTATTCCTCCTCCTGGTCCTCCGGAACAAAAGGTATACAGTTACAGTGTTTACTTGATTCATTTGTTTGATAATGtcgaatataattaaattttttgtaacGGTAATGTAATGTGTCTATTTTgatgtataattttaaactagGGTCCTCGCAAATATGAACTGGCAGTGGACAACATCGATAATAAGGTAGCTTTTGGTGTTGTTTTTGATGAGGAAGATGGATTGAGTACATCGGTTCATGGAGTGCCTCTACAACCAGGATTTGTTCGTGTTAGTGTGGACGGAAGCATTCAGGACGATGCTTTGGTGCCTGTTCCTGTAATTGGTGAGATAGAAACCGTCCACCAAGCCATCGGTTCTCATTTAGCATGGCCCAAAGACATGATCAGCTACATCTCCAGTACTGGATCGGaggtatataatttaaataaacagTTTAAATTTTGaggtatatattataatatacatgtacTAGTTCTGaggtatatattataatatacatgtaatattatgtttgttttcaaatttgcactttagtaataatattatatttgtaatattatatttgttttcaaatttgcACTTTAGTAATAATACGACTTCTATGCTTAAATGTTTATTTACAGAGAATTAAAAAGGTGCGGAAGATGACTGAGGTCGAGAGAGTGCATAAAGCATTTAATTCTGTGAAGCCAAAGGACAGTGTGCCTCCTCGTTTTAGGGTGTTGTACAAATTTGCATCGACAGTCATGAAGGAAAGTGGAAACTCAATACCGGTTCCAtgtgattttgaaatttttggaatTGAACGAACGATTTATCTACTTGAAGAGAATGTACTTGCATTGCTAGAGTTTAGAATGATTGGACAGTCTGCTATATCAACATACATGGCGTAAGcttcttttttatattcttttcgaaTCTGGTCTAATTTTATATAGTAATGATATTTCTTCACcaaatgtaattttttgtttgtatttttaggATTTGTATTCATTGTTTCGGGATACGCCGAGTAGAGATTTGTCAGCgatgttttcttttcttcatccaTCCACGTACAAGCTCAATGATGAATTTAATGATTATGTTGTGCAAAGGCTGAAAGACGGAGTTCTTCGCATGAACTTTTTGCCTTTTAACTACAAGTACGTCTCTTTTTTATGCGTCCTGTTTTACAATATTGTATCGCCTTGATTAGTCATATATATAGTTGTtggtaaattaattataatattagatattataatGAAAACAGTTTAAATTCTCActttagtttatatataatgaaaacaGTTTGCATTGGATATTGATTGTGTTTTGGGAGTCAGAAATTTTCATCCTTAATCCATTGCCTCATTATCCACATCCCCAGGACCTTGAAAAGGCTTTAATGCGGTAATTTTTTActtcaatttataataatatatataatgtaatggGTAATTTCTTGATTTGACATTGTATTTTGTAATTATACATTTTACAGAGCAGTGAGATCTTTTAATGCCCAGGAAGGACGGGTAAACAAGAATCCCAAAGTTAAAAACGTTCTAGTgagtatttatttgatttgtaatttttcattttttgtgaaATGTCTAGtgtcattaaaaaaattttggAATGTATAGGGCTGCCCTAAACAACCAGGCGGTACAGAATGTGGATATGTGGTCATGCGTTATATGAAAGATTTAGTTGCGGACGAGGAGATGAAGCTGCTAGACAAGGTTTATAAGTTTTTCAGTACTCAAGTATATATAGGGCAGCAGTATTTAATCTTTTACAGTACTCAATTTTGTAGTATATAAGTTTTTCAGTTGGTTAAGGAATGACATAGGTTTATTTGTGTTCCAGTGGGCTTTAAAGAGTCGCAAGACTTATACAAGGGAGGAGCTTGACGTCGTTCGCTATGAGACGCTTGATTATATCCAATCCATCATGTAGCTGCTGGTGACCGGTAGTACTTGTCTTGCAATCTAAAAACAGCTCTATATATTTCGCTTGAATGTTTTCGGATATCGTAGCTAGCTAGCTAGTACAGTTAGAACTTAAAAATCATGGATGAATTAATGtcaagtagtagtagtagttgaTGTTTGATGGTTTAGTATACTGTTGGGATATATTGGTGTTATTGATTTTTGGATGCTATGGTGGATGTTAATTTGGATGCTGGTGGATGTTTGGATGTGTAGTAGAAGTTGGTTAGGAGAATGACAAttggtatatatatttggaGATTGTTTGGATGttaatttggttgtttgatttgtagtattttggttttggtaattttttggcagctctgtttttaaaatttgcataaaAAAGCAGGTTATCAGACATCATTTCTTACAAAGCAACcgattttggttgtttgatttgTAGTATTTaggttttggtaattttttggcagctctgtttttaaaatttgcataaaAAAAGCAGGTTATCTGACATCATTTCTTACAAAGCAACCGATTTTAAAAGCAGATAAATCAGACATCATGATTTAAAAAGCAACCGATTTTAAAAGCAGGTAATCAACATCAGTGCAACCCATTTTACACAACGGCGTATAAAAAGGAAATGATGTTATTAATTTGATAGACATCAGTGCATTCTACTTAGCCATCAGTTCCAGGTCAAGAAACGATGTTAAAGGATCTACTAACATCGGTTTATTTCTTAAATCGATGTGAGATATGTTAGTAACATCAGTTTACTATGCAAATGGAAGATTTTTGCTTGTCTTGCATatctttaaattgataaaaagatcatattataataatatataaataatagatGTGCATTAGAAATTTAACATCAAGAGATATATATCAGTTTCCAACTGAAAAAACGATGTCATTGTCATCTTTTACATCAGTTTAAAACCGATGTTAAATGGGGTgacctttaacatcgcccacaaaGACATCGTTTTTTGGTTTTCATAGACATCGGTGTTTAACCGATGTTTATTGACGTTTTTCTAATAGtgattggtgatcctgatgttggtgtaaggactagaagtgctacgacaaatgaatgcttattctctgggtttctatctcaactagaaccaaagaaaatagaagaagcacttgttgatcctgattgggttcttgccatgcaagaagaactcaatcaatttgagagacaagaagtctgggccctggttccaagaccaaaaggaaagtctacaattggagctagatgggtcttccgtaacaagttagatggtgatggcattgttgtgagaaacaaagccagactggttgcaaaaggttattctcaagaagaaggaattgattacgatgaaacctatgctccagttgctcgtcttgaagccatcagaatatttcttgcatttgctgcacactccaacttcaaggtttatcagatggatgtgaaaagtgcatttctgaatggaaagctagaagaagaagtatatctggaacaaccccctgtctttgaaaatccagagtttgctgattttgtgtacttcctattcaaagctgtctatgggctcaagcagtcaccaaggacatggtatgacaccctctctgaatttttaattgagaataaatttactagaggtgtcatagacaaaactctcttttacaaattgcatgataatgatatgatatttgttcaaatatatgttgatgatataatatttggttctactaacgataacttgtgcaagaggtttacTAAGTTAATGCAGATTAACTATGAGAtaagtatgatgggtgagctgtcctacttccttggtcttcaagtaagccaaaaggaagatggaatattcatttgccaatcaaaatatgtcagagatcttctgcgaaagtacaatctagaagactcttctccggcaaagacacccatggccactgccacaaagcttgaccaggataaatctggtaagaaagttgatattacaagctatcgaggtatgattggctcattactttatcttactgcaagtagaccagatatcgtttgcaacatgtttatgtgctaggtttcaggctgatcctaaggaatcacatcttatagccgtcaaaagaatctttagatatatcttaagggtacacctggtttaggtatttggtaccctaagaatactggttttgacttaaccggctatacagattctgattatgcaggttgcaggattgatcgaaagagtacgtctggaagctgtcaatttctaggacgtcgattggtttcctggtacagcaagaagcaacactcagtgtccacttctactgctgaagctgaatacatagctgctggcagttgctgtgctcagattctctggatcaggattcaagtaaatgattatggtatttctgtcgacaaaattcctatattttgtgacaacactagtgccatagccatttcaaacaatccagtgcaacactcccggaccaagcacatagatatcaggtatcattttattcgagaacatgtcatgaatggaactgtggtgttacattttgtacccacggctgatcaaattgctgacatcttcactaaaccacttgatgaatccactttctctaagttggtttgtgagctagggatgttaaatatgccatgattctctttgtatatattatatatttgttttatatattattatatatttttgtgaattttctgtgtaattatatgtattttattagattttatataattgtttgtaaattatctgataattttctgtgtaattatgcatgttcatatatgtctctgttaattttctaagtgctgcatactcccctgtattatttttcaagcatttagataattatttgtgtctattttgtatttttcaaaattaattaagcataaatattagtttttaagttaattcattttaatgaattaaagttaaattcataaatatttatgtaacgcctgtaatatttgacttatatatattacagtatttcattttggtgatatattaaatttcgtgttttaattgccaaattatgtgaattgactcgtttattgttacGTGACTTTCGATTATAGTTAGAacgtacttatatgacttttggtgaatagttctcgctacgcgattaaataatattactagttgcgacggttttgactttacattaataaatgtgatcgttgccgttacccgattaaataatagtaaagatatatgtgatttagtgatatttgttaattgcgagtagccgataaactttaacttgtaaaatggcgtttcattgtatatatttttctcgagattttacgtgtattatattcgtgttttatatttatgtgaaatgtgactattagagctttacttgtaatatttcttttaaaattcattccttgtccaaaatttgtgaaaactattttattaaacttctaaaatctcatattatttgtgatcttaatttcatgatttatcgatttgtactttatttactaaaactcattcttttaatactcttttaatcacacttttattaattatcaaaagactatattacccttgcatgcattttacactaacacttgaggaaa of the Daucus carota subsp. sativus chromosome 4, DH1 v3.0, whole genome shotgun sequence genome contains:
- the LOC135152212 gene encoding uncharacterized protein LOC135152212; translated protein: MVKKEKRAKEQSKESLDEKKHINESPALLEENPGIPEPDPVTPADTIVSRQTAPQPTESSTQSKKRSSGAARGVCAMHKVVMKKAKGEKLNLRFNQVAVPVGDERHKLQSYIGMLARTMVPIDIPSWPKVDPELKEKIWNDLEDTFELIPESRKRILQSAGAKWRNFKAKLTAEYVLPYVGQKKKLQKPPKQYAFVGKKAWRRFVAVRVTKDWQEENRKQSERVGKRKYPHRVSRKGYIGLEEEEIRSGRLEPAERPDRAIMWKNARKPNDGNISPKLKQKIQQIDSLLEKQQNGEFKPDGTKDVLTTVLETPEHAGRVRGL
- the LOC135152211 gene encoding uncharacterized protein LOC135152211 yields the protein MEKDWISKERDSLEYEVGVEKFLICAEQNCKNPKKIPCPCCKCVNFKKFPVKIIRGHLYENGFSLGYIDWIWHGGKAGISSAGSTLPPQEEEHNAEAFLTAFEAASEAVAASEAVAAGASEAAAVCEAAYRNPGDNSVGDDYDKDSHDFKRFVVDAQQPLFEGSDCTKLDSMLKLQNWKARYGVSDSAFNDLLSTVGSFLPQDNTLPVNSYEAKKTLSNLGLEYTKFHACPNECVLYRGVYETASECPKCKLSRWKVGKDGRERYKVPAKVMWYFPVIPRFKRMFKSSSTAELLTWHSTNQRIQDGQMRHPADSPSWRNIDYRWPAFGSEPRNLRLAFAADGINPHNNGLTNHYSCWPVVLVIYNLPPWLCMKRKFMMLTTLVSGPHEPGNNIDVFLQPLVDDLKKLWEEGEPNVYDAFTKSFFTLRAALLWTINDFPAYGNLSGCVNKGYLGCPVCGDDTVVKYLPYSRKICYQGHRRYLPRHHPYRKNKVAFKVKKSKKVDCAWKKKSVFFELEYWKFHYVRHCLDIMHVEKNVCDSLIGTLLNLKFKSKDSEASRLDMMDMGVRTDLAPKQGVKKTYLPPSCFTLTKAEKREVLKSLSSMKLPYGHSSNIRNCVSMADLKIFGMKSHDCHVLLQQLLPVAIRSVLPKNVRVSIIRLCFFFNTLCNKIVDVSKLDKLQADVVLTLCELEKIFPPSFFDIMIHLIVHLVRELRLCGPVFYRWMYPFERFNKVLKSYVRNRYFPEGCIAEAYLKEESVEFCAEFSRNSFTTAGLPKDQGKLSGPLSAATIKSVEEKERDEAHLHVLLNNSEVFPYIKMHKELLEKLYEGKKKSIQWMIGEHNRLFADWFQNKVITELNEKVEGVSETIRWLAGKPSFNVLTFDGYLVDGIRYFTEERDNARVVQNSGVSLVAKTVQVSSAKDLNPVESDMTFYGRIQDIWELDYHSFKAPLFLCKWADCDRGVKADELGFTLVDHSRQGHKNDKYVSVHQVKQVFYVEDLVDSKWSVVLTSTNRDYHEIYNDDDLGDTILENPPFCSNIPIVDLGVDDDEESNAGNKRKDGEGIWLKK
- the LOC135152213 gene encoding uncharacterized protein LOC135152213 codes for the protein MADELMTDEDKEGADLVIIPPPGPPEQKGPRKYELAVDNIDNKVAFGVVFDEEDGLSTSVHGVPLQPGFVRVSVDGSIQDDALVPVPVIGEIETVHQAIGSHLAWPKDMISYISSTGSERIKKVRKMTEVERVHKAFNSVKPKDSVPPRFRVLYKFASTVMKESGNSIPVPCDFEIFGIERTIYLLEENVLALLEFRMIGQSAISTYMA
- the LOC108222646 gene encoding uncharacterized protein LOC108222646; translation: MFSFLHPSTYKLNDEFNDYVVQRLKDGVLRMNFLPFNYNLHWILIVFWESEIFILNPLPHYPHPQDLEKALMRAVRSFNAQEGRVNKNPKVKNVLGCPKQPGGTECGYVVMRYMKDLVADEEMKLLDKWALKSRKTYTREELDVVRYETLDYIQSIM